The following proteins are co-located in the Vicinamibacterales bacterium genome:
- a CDS encoding alpha/beta family hydrolase — protein sequence MPTEFLKDIAGPVGRLEARLDLPTGAARAVAVCAHPHPLYGGTMHTKALYQAAKAITRTGVAALRFNFRGVGLSGGTFDAGPGEKDDFRAAVDFAAARFPGLPIWAVGMSFGSWIAGAAGAEDPRVSLVVLIAPPVDRYDFTPLAGAGKPVFIVHGEDDELIPAKDVRAFYGTLAEPKELVMIEDANHLFENRTPLVGDAVEGLVADVEG from the coding sequence GTGCCGACCGAGTTTCTTAAGGACATCGCAGGGCCCGTGGGCCGGCTCGAAGCCCGGCTCGACCTGCCCACCGGAGCAGCTCGGGCGGTCGCGGTGTGCGCCCACCCGCATCCGTTGTACGGCGGCACGATGCACACCAAGGCGCTCTACCAGGCGGCGAAAGCGATCACCCGGACCGGCGTCGCCGCCCTGCGCTTCAACTTCCGGGGCGTGGGCCTGAGCGGCGGGACGTTCGATGCGGGCCCAGGCGAGAAGGACGACTTCCGCGCGGCCGTGGACTTCGCGGCGGCGCGCTTCCCGGGCCTGCCGATCTGGGCCGTGGGCATGTCGTTCGGGTCGTGGATCGCGGGAGCGGCAGGCGCCGAGGACCCACGCGTGTCCCTCGTGGTGCTCATCGCCCCGCCCGTGGACCGTTACGACTTCACGCCGCTGGCCGGGGCCGGCAAGCCCGTGTTCATCGTACACGGCGAGGACGACGAGCTCATCCCGGCGAAGGACGTCCGCGCGTTCTATGGAACGCTCGCCGAGCCGAAGGAACTCGTGATGATCGAGGACGCGAACCACCTCTTCGAGAACCGGACGCCGCTCGTGGGCGACGCGGTCGAAGGGCTCGTGGCCGACGTCGAGGGGTGA
- a CDS encoding 3-hydroxyacyl-CoA dehydrogenase NAD-binding domain-containing protein, translating into MTIASIGVLGAGTMGAQIALHAANAGVRAVLLDVTREAADQGLARARRLRPDPQFTPDAWRLVTTGSFDEDLRQLGGVDWLLEAVIERLDVKRALWANALDAVGPGAILSTNTSGIPVDAIAEGWPLDARRRWLGTHFFNPPRYLQLLELVPTADTDPAVVDRMREFGDRVLGKGVVVAKDTPNFIGNHLALHGVAAMLRAVDEGRYSIDEVDAITGTAIGRPASATFRTMDIAGLDVLAHVMRNLEERLDDAADRAWFRQPPLLARLLERGALGEKAGRGFYERRKGEDGTSAVYTLDLATMDYRPQQKPAFPSIAAAAAVEDAGARVRALFGGHDRVGAFLRETLAPTLVYAARVWPAIAHSIDDVDRVMRWGFGWELGPFELMDAIGHGQVIAAAEAAGVADVPATLTGAGAASRTAFRDAPLAPAGPGLLILTEAVRRSNVVKKNAGASLVDLGDGVFCVQFHSKMNALGGDAIQMLRAGVAEAERRGVALVVGCEAAHFSAGANLMLVLLEAQDGNWDEIDLMVRAFQGAVMALRSSAVPVVVAPAGLALGGGCEITLHADRVQAAGDTFMGLVETGVGLIPAGGGTKEMIARAMARRPSPSADALPVIQQAFETVALAKVSASGPHAVALGYLASTDGFTMNRERVIAHAKARALQRVADGYLPRLPRTAIPVGGDSLGAALKLGVHLAWRAGHATDHDVTVGKALAHVFAGGSLAHATTVSEQYLLDLEREAFLRLLGHPETLARIQHTLKTGKPLRN; encoded by the coding sequence ATGACGATCGCGAGCATCGGCGTGCTCGGCGCCGGCACGATGGGCGCCCAGATCGCGCTGCACGCGGCCAATGCCGGCGTCAGGGCCGTGCTGCTCGACGTGACCCGCGAGGCGGCAGACCAGGGCCTGGCGCGGGCCCGCCGGCTCCGGCCGGACCCGCAGTTCACACCGGACGCGTGGCGCCTGGTGACGACGGGCTCGTTCGACGAGGACCTGCGGCAGCTCGGCGGCGTCGACTGGCTGCTCGAGGCCGTGATCGAACGCCTCGACGTGAAGCGCGCGCTCTGGGCCAACGCGCTCGACGCCGTCGGCCCCGGCGCCATCCTCAGCACCAACACGTCGGGCATTCCCGTCGACGCCATCGCCGAGGGCTGGCCCCTCGACGCGCGCCGCCGCTGGCTGGGCACGCACTTCTTCAACCCGCCGCGCTACCTCCAGCTCCTGGAGCTCGTGCCCACGGCCGACACCGATCCCGCCGTGGTGGACCGGATGCGCGAGTTTGGCGACCGCGTGCTCGGCAAGGGCGTGGTCGTCGCGAAGGACACGCCGAACTTCATCGGCAACCACCTGGCGCTCCACGGCGTGGCGGCGATGCTGCGGGCGGTGGACGAGGGCCGCTACTCGATCGACGAGGTCGATGCCATCACCGGCACCGCGATCGGCCGGCCGGCGTCGGCCACGTTCCGCACGATGGACATCGCCGGGCTCGATGTCCTCGCGCACGTGATGCGCAACCTCGAGGAGCGGCTGGACGACGCCGCGGACCGGGCCTGGTTCCGCCAGCCGCCGCTCCTCGCGCGTCTCCTGGAGCGCGGAGCGCTCGGAGAGAAGGCCGGCCGCGGATTCTACGAGCGGCGCAAGGGCGAAGACGGGACGTCGGCGGTCTACACGCTCGACCTCGCCACGATGGACTACCGCCCCCAGCAGAAGCCGGCCTTCCCGTCGATTGCGGCGGCCGCCGCCGTCGAGGACGCCGGCGCCCGGGTCCGTGCGCTGTTCGGCGGCCACGACCGCGTCGGGGCGTTCCTCAGAGAGACCCTGGCGCCGACGCTGGTCTACGCCGCCCGCGTGTGGCCGGCGATCGCGCATTCGATCGACGACGTCGACCGCGTGATGCGCTGGGGCTTCGGCTGGGAGCTGGGCCCGTTCGAGCTCATGGATGCCATCGGCCACGGGCAGGTCATCGCCGCGGCCGAGGCGGCTGGCGTCGCCGACGTGCCGGCCACCCTGACGGGAGCGGGGGCCGCGAGCCGGACCGCCTTCCGCGATGCGCCCCTGGCGCCCGCGGGTCCCGGCCTGCTGATCCTCACCGAAGCGGTCCGCCGGTCGAATGTCGTGAAGAAGAACGCCGGCGCCAGCCTCGTGGACCTGGGCGACGGCGTCTTCTGCGTCCAGTTCCACTCCAAGATGAACGCCCTCGGCGGCGACGCGATCCAGATGCTGCGGGCGGGCGTGGCGGAGGCGGAACGGCGGGGCGTGGCGCTCGTGGTGGGCTGCGAGGCCGCGCACTTCTCGGCCGGCGCGAACCTGATGCTCGTCCTGCTCGAGGCGCAGGACGGCAACTGGGACGAGATCGACCTGATGGTGCGCGCCTTCCAGGGGGCGGTGATGGCCCTGCGCTCCAGCGCCGTCCCGGTGGTGGTCGCCCCGGCGGGCCTCGCGCTGGGCGGCGGCTGCGAGATAACTCTCCACGCCGACCGCGTACAGGCGGCGGGCGACACGTTCATGGGGCTGGTGGAAACCGGGGTTGGGCTGATCCCGGCCGGGGGCGGCACCAAGGAGATGATCGCCCGCGCCATGGCGCGGCGGCCCTCGCCGTCGGCCGACGCGCTCCCGGTCATCCAGCAGGCCTTCGAGACGGTCGCGCTCGCCAAGGTCTCGGCGAGCGGCCCGCATGCCGTCGCCCTCGGCTATCTCGCGTCGACCGACGGGTTCACGATGAACCGCGAACGCGTCATCGCCCACGCCAAGGCCCGGGCGCTGCAGCGCGTCGCCGACGGCTACCTGCCGCGGCTCCCGCGCACGGCCATTCCCGTCGGCGGGGACTCGCTCGGGGCCGCCCTGAAGCTCGGCGTACACCTGGCGTGGCGGGCCGGCCATGCCACGGACCACGACGTCACCGTCGGGAAGGCGCTGGCGCACGTGTTCGCGGGAGGATCGCTGGCGCATGCGACGACGGTCAGCGAGCAGTACCTGCTCGATCTCGAGCGCGAGGCGTTCCTGAGGCTGCTCGGACACCCCGAGACGCTGGCGCGCATCCAGCACACGCTCAAGACCGGGAAGCCCCTGAGGAACTGA
- a CDS encoding TetR/AcrR family transcriptional regulator C-terminal domain-containing protein produces MKRALTATSLRRPPDPRPAPGDKRDAIMRAATRVFAQHGFFNAQVADVARAAGVAAGTVYLYFRSKDDLLVSLFERTMRDAIAEGRAALAGACDPRDRLARIARLHLERLGRDRDLAVVFQVELRQSTKFMERFSSSYVREYLGLIREAIESGQSAGLFRRDISATTAAKIFFGALDEMATNWMLSRRRYPLEADADTVVDLFLNGVGGGPQARGAAE; encoded by the coding sequence ATGAAACGCGCCCTGACCGCCACCTCGCTCCGGCGCCCGCCCGATCCCCGTCCCGCGCCAGGTGACAAGCGCGACGCCATCATGCGCGCGGCCACCCGCGTCTTCGCCCAGCACGGCTTCTTCAACGCCCAGGTGGCCGACGTCGCGCGCGCGGCGGGCGTGGCGGCCGGCACCGTCTACCTGTATTTCCGCAGCAAGGACGACCTGCTCGTCTCGCTCTTCGAGCGGACCATGCGCGACGCCATCGCCGAGGGCCGCGCCGCCCTGGCCGGCGCGTGCGATCCCCGCGATCGGCTCGCGCGCATCGCGCGCCTGCACCTCGAGCGCCTGGGACGCGATCGGGATCTGGCCGTGGTGTTCCAGGTGGAGCTCAGGCAGTCGACGAAGTTCATGGAGCGCTTCTCGTCGAGCTACGTGCGCGAGTACCTCGGCCTCATCCGTGAGGCCATCGAATCGGGACAATCCGCCGGGCTGTTCCGGCGCGACATCAGCGCGACGACGGCCGCCAAGATCTTCTTCGGGGCGCTCGACGAGATGGCCACCAACTGGATGCTGAGCCGGCGCCGGTATCCGCTGGAGGCGGACGCCGACACGGTGGTGGACCTCTTCCTCAACGGCGTCGGCGGCGGCCCGCAGGCACGGGGAGCGGCCGAATGA
- a CDS encoding alpha/beta hydrolase has protein sequence MPPRIVVRGSGRPIVLIPGIQGRYEWGLPTVEALAHLGRVITYSLADEPTSAFSWTEAAGFENYVAQLDDVIGQTAAVPPVLVGVSYGGLVAAEFASRHPERVAGLVVASAPPPAWTLPDRALRYLAAPRLMAPAFWLGAPFRIYPELKSAFPDTRRRLTFMAGQGLRIAAAPASSRRMIRRLRWLRAAKTTLDHTIDVPALIVVGEPELERVVPPDATLAYRAWLPEARVVTLTGTGHGGTVTRAGEFAAHVASWMQHLPPARPAGTCLPATAEESVRADRVS, from the coding sequence ATGCCGCCACGCATCGTCGTCCGGGGGTCCGGCCGCCCGATCGTCCTCATTCCTGGCATCCAGGGCCGGTACGAGTGGGGCCTTCCCACGGTGGAGGCCCTGGCGCATCTTGGCCGGGTCATCACCTACTCGCTCGCCGACGAGCCGACGAGCGCCTTCTCCTGGACCGAGGCGGCGGGGTTCGAGAACTACGTCGCCCAGCTCGACGACGTGATCGGACAGACGGCCGCGGTGCCTCCCGTTCTCGTCGGTGTGTCCTACGGCGGCCTGGTGGCCGCCGAATTCGCCTCCCGCCACCCGGAGCGCGTGGCCGGCCTCGTCGTGGCCTCGGCCCCGCCGCCGGCGTGGACCCTGCCGGACCGGGCGCTCCGCTACCTCGCCGCGCCCCGGCTGATGGCCCCGGCGTTCTGGCTCGGCGCGCCTTTCCGCATCTACCCGGAGCTCAAGTCGGCCTTCCCGGACACCCGTCGACGACTCACCTTCATGGCAGGTCAGGGCCTGCGCATCGCCGCTGCCCCGGCGTCCTCGCGCCGGATGATCCGGCGGCTGCGCTGGCTGCGCGCCGCGAAGACGACCCTGGATCACACGATCGACGTGCCCGCGCTCATCGTCGTCGGCGAGCCCGAGCTCGAACGGGTGGTGCCGCCCGACGCCACGCTCGCCTACCGGGCGTGGCTGCCTGAAGCCCGGGTCGTGACGCTCACGGGCACGGGCCACGGGGGCACGGTCACGCGCGCCGGCGAGTTCGCGGCCCACGTCGCCTCCTGGATGCAGCATCTTCCACCCGCCCGTCCCGCCGGGACGTGCCTTCCCGCAACAGCAGAGGAGTCCGTTCGTGCCGACCGAGTTTCTTAA
- a CDS encoding acetyl-CoA C-acyltransferase: MTDAVIVSAARTPVGKAPRGVLRFARPDELAALVMTEALRRAPGVAPEDVDDVVVGCAMPEAEQGLNVARIASLRAGLPVSASAVTVNRFCASGLQAIAYAADRIRLGEARVIVAGGTESMSLVPMGGHTIAPNPALVDAYPDVYLTTGLVAENHARQSGVSREAQDAFALRSHERAVAAQDGGRFADEIVPVPVTVVDGSSGSPVSRSLMVEADEGPRRDTSAAALARLSPAFHAAGTVTAGNSSQTSDGAAAVIVTSADYARERGLTPLARFVTFATAGVAPELFGLGPVPAVRKALAQAGLTLEAIDLVEFNEAFAAQVLACQQELAIADDRLNVNGGAIALGHPLGCTGARMTTSLLYEMRRRGSRFGLVTMCVGGGMGAAGIFECAPAGAGANGGR; this comes from the coding sequence ATGACCGACGCCGTGATCGTCTCCGCGGCGCGCACGCCCGTCGGCAAGGCCCCGAGAGGCGTGCTCCGCTTCGCCCGCCCCGACGAGCTGGCGGCGCTCGTGATGACGGAAGCGCTCCGGCGGGCCCCCGGCGTGGCGCCCGAGGACGTGGACGACGTCGTCGTCGGCTGCGCGATGCCCGAGGCCGAGCAGGGCCTGAACGTCGCCCGAATCGCCAGCCTCAGAGCGGGCCTGCCCGTGTCGGCGTCGGCGGTCACCGTCAACCGCTTCTGCGCCTCCGGCCTGCAGGCCATCGCGTACGCGGCGGATCGGATCCGCCTTGGCGAGGCCCGGGTGATCGTGGCGGGCGGCACCGAGTCCATGAGCCTGGTGCCGATGGGCGGACACACGATCGCGCCGAACCCGGCGCTCGTGGACGCCTATCCGGACGTCTACCTGACCACGGGGCTCGTCGCCGAGAACCATGCGCGACAGTCCGGCGTCTCGCGCGAGGCGCAGGACGCCTTCGCGCTGCGCTCGCACGAGCGCGCCGTGGCGGCGCAGGACGGCGGGCGGTTCGCCGACGAGATCGTCCCGGTTCCCGTGACGGTCGTGGACGGCTCCAGTGGATCCCCGGTGTCGCGGAGCCTGATGGTCGAGGCGGACGAAGGCCCCCGCCGCGACACCTCGGCCGCGGCCCTGGCCCGGTTGTCGCCGGCCTTCCACGCCGCCGGCACCGTCACGGCCGGCAATTCCTCCCAGACGAGCGACGGCGCCGCGGCCGTGATCGTCACCTCGGCCGACTACGCACGCGAGCGCGGCCTGACGCCGCTCGCCCGGTTCGTCACCTTCGCGACGGCCGGCGTCGCGCCGGAGCTCTTCGGGCTGGGCCCGGTGCCGGCCGTGCGCAAGGCCCTCGCGCAGGCGGGGCTCACCCTGGAGGCCATCGATCTCGTCGAGTTCAACGAGGCGTTCGCCGCGCAGGTCCTGGCGTGCCAGCAGGAGCTGGCGATTGCTGACGATCGGCTGAACGTGAACGGCGGCGCCATCGCGCTCGGACACCCGCTGGGGTGCACCGGGGCCCGGATGACGACATCGCTGCTCTACGAGATGCGGCGGCGGGGGTCGCGCTTCGGCCTGGTGACGATGTGCGTCGGCGGCGGCATGGGCGCGGCCGGCATCTTCGAATGCGCGCCGGCGGGGGCCGGCGCGAACGGCGGACGATAG